Proteins from one Bacteroides mediterraneensis genomic window:
- a CDS encoding thioesterase family protein, with the protein METGLTYSSTVQVNSTNTALALGSGDMEVFATPALVALMENAAMHAVQPALPEGSTTVGAMIQTTHLKPSGLGEEVTATAELTEVEGRKLTFKVSASDRKGLVGEGTHIRYIVDRERFLSKL; encoded by the coding sequence ATGGAAACAGGACTTACATACAGCAGTACCGTACAGGTAAATTCCACTAACACCGCCTTGGCACTCGGCTCGGGCGACATGGAAGTTTTTGCCACTCCCGCCTTGGTGGCTTTAATGGAAAATGCGGCCATGCATGCCGTCCAACCGGCTCTTCCGGAAGGCTCCACCACTGTAGGTGCTATGATACAGACCACGCACCTCAAACCCTCCGGTTTGGGAGAGGAAGTTACCGCCACCGCGGAACTTACCGAAGTAGAAGGCCGGAAACTGACCTTCAAGGTAAGTGCTTCCGACCGCAAGGGACTGGTCGGAGAAGGTACCCACATCCGATATATCGTGGACCGGGAACGTTTTTTGAGCAAACTATAA